AAGAGATCCACATTATGGCAAATTTCCAAGAGTTACTAAAGCTGATGGAATAAAGTACATATAACCATTCTTAGTTATGAAAAATACTTGGTTTATccagattttttctttactctATTAATCAGAAACGTGCCAGAATGGGACATAAGGAGgagatgtattaaaaaaaaataaatcacattttgcaCTGAACTGCTGGAAAAATTCATGTGGCATTAGAATAGTAAACGAAAGGAAGATGGACATTAAATACGTAGGAAACTCATTTCCTActtaaaaacatacacaaattATAACTACAGGAAACTTGAAGGAATTTATGTTAACTTGTAGTAAATGCATTAGAGATGAAGTACCACTCACATCAAAAGGAATGCGGTGAAATTAAAGTTTAATATCTCTCATGGTTAAGAAACTGAGTTCTagtgaaacaaaatggaatgctaatttcataaaaatatatatacatataaaagcTTCTTTGTATCTCAATTCCAGAACAGTTTCACCAAAGTAGTGCTTCTAGAACTTCAAGTTTTAATTATATTCAAAGTATTTATCATTTAGAGTTGGCAAACTACATTCTTAGGTTAACATTTTTACTTTACACCTTCCTAGATAGGAAGCGTCACTAATTCAATAACGGGTCACTCAtgaatgaaaatctgttttgctcccccaggaaagcagcagaatattACAACTTCAGTAGTAGAGTAAAACCCATTTGTTATTTTATCTACATCTTTCCCATCCTCTTCAGAGTAAGCTAGTTGGAAGTAATttggcaagaaagaaaaagaaagttaagtCAACAACAAGATGAACTAGGCTTCGGTTTCCGATGGAGGTTTACTGTATCTGTTTGAATAAAATGATCCGATCTATCTTCAGAGGCTAGAACTCTTCTAACAGCTTCTTCAAAGGCTGCTGCAACGTTAATGGCGTCTTTTGCACTGGTTTCAAAATAGGGGTGATTACCATTATTCCTGCACCAGTCTTGGGCTTCCTCTGTAGACACTTGCCTCTCATTTATATCGACTTTGTTACCCAGTATCACAAATGGAAAGTTTTCAGGCTCCTTGACGTCTGCGTAATAAATGAATTCTTTCTTCCAGTTGCTTAGGTTTTGGAAGCTTTGAGAGTCATCCACACTGAAGGTAAGCAGGCAACAGTCAGAACCTCTGTAGAAAGGAGTCCTCAGGCTCCTAAAACGTTCCTGACCTGCTGTGTCCCAGATCTGCAGAGTGACAAAGTGTCCGTCCACTTCCAGTTCTTTGTTTAAGAATTCCACACCTATTGTATGAAAAAGCTGTGCATCAAACTTGTTGGTGACATATCTATTCATAAGGGAACTCTTCCCAACTCCACCATCTCCTAGCAGTATTACTTTAAGGAGTGACGATTTTGTTGCCATTGTTAAGGAAACAGATCCTCCTTGTTTCCTAGACCTGCAAAGGTtaagaaaactgttaaaaagGGAAATAGTGAGCAGAAAGTTTTGTACTTATctaggaatcacagaattgtaggggttggaagggacctctagagatcattgagtccaacccccctgccaaagcaggctccctacaccacgtcacacaggtaggcgtccaggcgggtcttgaatatcagagaaggagactccaccacctccctgggcagcctgttccagtgctccgtcaccctcactgtaaagaagttctgcacattcgtgcagaacttcctatgctccagtttcattccattacccctagtcctgtccccacacactactgaaaagagtccagcctcaccactatggaCCCCACACCTCAcgtatttataaacctggatcaagtcccctctcagccttcttttctcaaggctaagcagacccagttccctaagtctctcttcataggggagatgctccaggcccttcaccatctttgtggccctccactggactctttccaagagatccctgtcttttttgtactgggggAGCCCAGGAAGCATTAGAAGTCCACCAACATCAAGCTTAATGCACAAGGACAGGATGGCTGTGTGATACAGACAATGCAAAGATACTCATAATAACAACATACACTCAAGAATACAATGTGTTTAACTGTCACCTCTTCCACAGACTGCAGCATGACTTTTGCAACTGATTCACAGTGAGTTCTGTGGTCTACAAAATGAATTAAGACCAAATTACAGCATTTGTGCAGACCTGTGACTAGCTTTCATCACAGCATTCATACACTaacattcattatttctctCCTTAT
The Coturnix japonica isolate 7356 chromosome 1, Coturnix japonica 2.1, whole genome shotgun sequence DNA segment above includes these coding regions:
- the RAB9A gene encoding ras-related protein Rab-9A; this encodes MATKSSLLKVILLGDGGVGKSSLMNRYVTNKFDAQLFHTIGVEFLNKELEVDGHFVTLQIWDTAGQERFRSLRTPFYRGSDCCLLTFSVDDSQSFQNLSNWKKEFIYYADVKEPENFPFVILGNKVDINERQVSTEEAQDWCRNNGNHPYFETSAKDAINVAAAFEEAVRRVLASEDRSDHFIQTDTVNLHRKPKPSSSCC